In Anseongella ginsenosidimutans, one genomic interval encodes:
- a CDS encoding winged helix-turn-helix domain-containing protein, with amino-acid sequence MSDSRNLLSGKGKYLCGLILLAFIAVICAAFSMSGSDDFAIARREVLLRRIGHELLLQSGDSTSRVLPVKKIAENEYQIRFENDLTFQPDSLVNTIQRLLAKDPLASDYVVNVLNCGNASVAYGYAISKNKKDDIVACIGRRQPVACYKINIKFKPSGIDTAKNGYLLGSLPFLAFVGFILLRSVKPRRVLPEDGQNTSMFTLGSVLFDAKDRKLIVNGKTIDLTGTETRLLHIFALCPNETIERSRLQKEIWEDEGVIVGRSLDMFISKLRKKVEVEPNIKIVAIRSKGYRLEISS; translated from the coding sequence ATGTCTGACAGCCGAAATCTCCTCTCCGGGAAAGGAAAGTACCTCTGCGGGTTGATATTACTCGCATTTATCGCTGTGATCTGTGCGGCTTTCAGTATGAGCGGTAGTGACGACTTTGCTATCGCCAGAAGGGAAGTTTTGCTCCGCAGGATCGGACACGAACTACTCTTACAGTCGGGCGACAGTACATCAAGAGTACTTCCCGTAAAAAAGATTGCAGAAAATGAGTACCAGATCAGGTTTGAGAATGATCTTACTTTTCAACCGGACTCCCTGGTTAATACAATTCAGCGTTTGTTAGCCAAAGACCCGCTCGCAAGTGATTACGTCGTTAACGTACTGAACTGTGGCAATGCCAGTGTAGCTTATGGATATGCTATATCAAAAAATAAGAAAGATGATATTGTAGCCTGTATAGGAAGGAGACAACCCGTAGCATGTTATAAGATTAACATTAAATTCAAACCGTCAGGAATAGATACAGCAAAGAATGGATATCTTCTGGGTAGCCTCCCATTTTTAGCATTTGTTGGTTTTATCCTTTTGAGATCGGTCAAGCCACGGAGAGTTTTACCTGAGGATGGTCAGAATACGAGCATGTTTACTTTGGGATCAGTTTTGTTTGACGCAAAGGATCGTAAGCTTATAGTAAATGGAAAGACAATAGACCTGACCGGAACCGAAACCCGTCTACTGCACATTTTCGCGTTGTGTCCTAACGAGACTATAGAGAGAAGCCGGCTGCAAAAAGAGATATGGGAAGATGAAGGTGTCATTGTGGGGCGCAGTCTGGACATGTTCATATCAAAACTTAGAAAAAAAGTGGAAGTAGAGCCGAATATCAAAATTGTTGCTATTCGCAGTAAAGGATATAGGCTTGAAATTAGTTCTTAA
- a CDS encoding HigA family addiction module antitoxin, whose translation MLQRGMLPEHPGEVLKGLYLESLGISMTEAAARLGITGKALSQIVNGRMGISAETAVRLSKALNTSPELWLNMQRNYDLWIAEE comes from the coding sequence ATGTTACAGCGTGGAATGCTTCCGGAACATCCGGGAGAAGTGTTAAAGGGTCTTTACCTTGAATCACTCGGGATTTCTATGACGGAAGCGGCAGCGAGGCTGGGAATAACCGGCAAAGCATTATCCCAGATTGTAAATGGCCGTATGGGAATTAGTGCTGAAACGGCAGTACGCTTATCAAAAGCGCTTAATACCAGTCCGGAACTTTGGCTGAATATGCAGCGTAATTATGATCTGTGGATTGCCGAGGAATGA
- the ltrA gene encoding group II intron reverse transcriptase/maturase, giving the protein MELAYRKVVGNKGSAGIDGMEVSQLRPYLQTHWQRIKEELEGGIYCPQPVKKVTIPKPGGGQRMLGIPTVTDRLIQQAIQQVLSPIWEPTFSDQSYGFRAGRRASSAVEQAKTYQEQGYKYVVDMDLSNFFDEVNHRRLMSRIMEKTRGEWQLHRLIDRCLKAGIMEGGVLEPRSKGTPQGSPLSPLLSNIVLDELDKELEKRGHKFVRYADDCNVYVKTRQSGERVYASLTRFLEGKMRLKVNKEKSKADRLGKRKFLGFSFYWKKGGVGIRVSPESLRRLRQELKRLFRQGRGRNIGRFITEQLNPHLRGWLNYYRIADMKGIAEELDEWIRRRLRLIKWRQWKRRWTRRLRLMAAGLSEERAVQSSFNDRGPWWNSGASHMNQAFPKKYFRHLGLESLLDRYLIYKKTVGTGTAGYGTVRPVV; this is encoded by the coding sequence ATGGAGCTTGCCTACCGAAAGGTAGTGGGCAACAAAGGCTCGGCGGGGATAGACGGGATGGAAGTCAGCCAGCTGCGGCCGTATCTCCAAACACACTGGCAACGAATCAAAGAAGAGTTGGAAGGGGGCATCTACTGCCCCCAGCCGGTAAAGAAGGTAACCATACCGAAGCCGGGAGGAGGCCAGCGAATGCTGGGTATCCCCACGGTCACCGACCGGCTGATCCAACAAGCTATCCAGCAAGTATTGAGTCCGATCTGGGAACCCACGTTCTCAGATCAGAGCTACGGTTTCCGTGCAGGGCGCAGGGCATCATCCGCAGTTGAACAAGCAAAGACTTATCAGGAGCAGGGCTACAAATACGTAGTGGATATGGACTTGTCAAACTTTTTTGACGAGGTCAACCACCGAAGACTGATGAGCCGGATTATGGAAAAGACCCGGGGAGAATGGCAGCTGCACCGCCTGATAGACCGTTGCCTGAAAGCAGGTATAATGGAGGGCGGGGTGCTGGAACCACGCAGTAAAGGCACTCCTCAAGGGTCACCGCTATCGCCGCTGTTGTCCAATATCGTATTAGACGAACTGGACAAAGAGTTGGAGAAGCGGGGCCATAAGTTTGTCCGATATGCTGATGACTGCAACGTGTACGTGAAAACCAGGCAATCCGGGGAACGGGTATATGCCTCATTAACACGCTTTTTGGAAGGGAAGATGCGGCTGAAAGTGAACAAGGAAAAGAGCAAGGCAGATCGTCTGGGAAAACGAAAATTCCTGGGCTTCAGCTTCTACTGGAAGAAAGGCGGGGTGGGGATCCGGGTATCCCCCGAGAGCCTGAGACGTCTCCGGCAGGAACTCAAGAGGCTATTCAGGCAAGGTAGAGGGAGAAACATAGGAAGGTTTATCACTGAACAGCTCAACCCTCATCTCAGGGGCTGGCTGAATTATTACCGTATAGCGGACATGAAAGGGATTGCGGAGGAGCTGGATGAATGGATCCGCAGGCGGTTACGACTGATCAAGTGGCGGCAATGGAAACGAAGGTGGACAAGACGCCTGCGTCTGATGGCCGCAGGGCTGTCGGAGGAGCGAGCTGTTCAGTCTTCGTTCAACGACCGCGGCCCATGGTGGAATTCCGGGGCCAGCCACATGAATCAAGCCTTTCCTAAGAAGTATTTCCGACACCTTGGCTTAGAAAGCCTGCTGGACAGATATTTGATTTACAAGAAAACAGTAGGCACTGGAACCGCCGGATACGGAACCGTACGTCCGGTGGTGTGA
- a CDS encoding ligand-binding sensor domain-containing protein: MKYIHVYALFLMSVFHTSCGQKQTEPHKDNINYNIKDTVTSYGPSTMVRNVKQDRNGNILIAASWGGVFRYDGKSFTNLTSRIGSRRYWDVLEDRRGNLWFASTDSGVYYYNGKSFQHFTTREGLANNLVMSIYEDKAGNIWFGGGGLSLYDGKSFRNFTTKDGFPNNGGRAIMEDKTGKLWIATGDGPCFYDGKTFTVLKNKDGKLFKNTWSIIEDKKGSIWFGDVNGLWRYDGSTFAKVSQRGAYAVIEDKKGNIWTTGSVNPNNVGAWALSRYDHKSLYNKKPTVTEILSGPPAFLGLLEASDGSIWFGSGSGVYRYDGKTITDFKSKEGMK, translated from the coding sequence ATGAAATACATACACGTATATGCTTTGTTCTTAATGTCTGTCTTTCACACTTCCTGCGGACAAAAGCAAACAGAACCACATAAAGATAATATCAATTACAATATCAAGGACACAGTCACTTCTTACGGGCCCAGCACCATGGTTCGGAATGTAAAGCAAGATAGAAACGGAAACATTTTAATTGCTGCATCATGGGGTGGTGTCTTTCGATATGATGGAAAATCGTTTACCAATCTCACAAGTAGAATAGGTTCGCGCAGATACTGGGATGTACTGGAAGATCGACGCGGAAACCTTTGGTTCGCTTCTACTGATTCAGGGGTTTATTATTACAATGGGAAATCCTTTCAACATTTTACAACCAGGGAGGGCCTCGCCAATAATCTGGTTATGTCTATTTATGAAGATAAAGCCGGTAATATTTGGTTCGGCGGAGGCGGACTAAGCCTTTACGATGGGAAATCTTTTCGGAATTTTACAACGAAAGACGGATTTCCCAATAATGGTGGTAGGGCTATCATGGAAGACAAAACTGGGAAATTATGGATTGCCACAGGGGATGGGCCTTGTTTTTATGATGGAAAAACATTTACTGTTTTAAAAAACAAAGACGGTAAACTCTTTAAGAACACTTGGTCAATAATCGAAGATAAAAAAGGAAGCATTTGGTTCGGTGACGTTAATGGTCTTTGGCGCTATGACGGCAGTACCTTTGCTAAGGTTTCGCAGAGGGGGGCTTATGCTGTCATCGAAGATAAGAAAGGGAACATCTGGACTACTGGTTCGGTAAATCCTAATAACGTCGGGGCCTGGGCACTTTCTCGTTATGATCACAAGTCCTTGTACAACAAAAAGCCTACTGTAACCGAAATCTTGTCAGGACCACCAGCTTTTTTGGGACTTTTGGAAGCTAGCGATGGAAGTATTTGGTTTGGATCTGGAAGTGGAGTGTATCGTTATGATGGAAAGACCATCACGGACTTTAAAAGTAAAGAGGGTATGAAATAA